The genomic window GACAGCTAATCCTACTAAAAGTGAAACTATTAAGTCAGATATTGCCACTTTTGAAGCTGTTCCTATCATATTGTCTTTTTCTGTAAAGTAGCTTCCATAAGTAACCATAGTACCCATGCCTACAGACAATTTAAAAAATGCAAGACCCATAGCTATTAAAATTGTTTGAGATGTTACCTTACTAAAATCAGCTTTAAATAAAAAAGCTAAACTTTCTTTAGTTCCTGGAAGAGTTAATGCTCTAATATCACAAATTACTATTAATACAAGTAAAACCGGCATTAATGTTTTAGTTATTTTTTCAATTCCATTTTTTACACCAAAAATCAGTATCGTAGATACAACAATTACTACTACAATCTGCCAAATAACAGGATCAATTGGCCCCATAGTAGTATTTGTAAATTGGTGAGCTACTGTTTCCGATGTTGCTCCAGCAAAGTCCCCCTTTAAAATCTTAAATACATAAGAATAGACCCAGCCTCCAACACAACTATAGAAAAATAAAATAAAATAAGACCCTAAAAGGGAAAACACTCCTATACTAGTCCATACTTTCCCATTATTTAACTGTTTAACTGCACCTACAACATTTTTTCTTGTCTTTCTACCAATAAAAAATTCACTTATCATAACAGGTAAACCAACAAGAGCTATACATACAATATATATCAATAAAAAAGCTGCTCCTCCATTTTCACCTACTACATAAGGAAATTTCCATATGTTTCCCAAGCCTACTGCAGCTCCCAATGTAGCAAAAAAAGCTGCAAGTCCTGATGAAAATCCTTCTCTTCTTTTGTTATCCATTAATTTTCTCCTTCCGTAATACGATCCTGCTCCTTTATAAAATTAAACTTAGTTTAGGTATACCTTTTATTTGGTATAACCCATAATTAAACACTCCAAAACTTAGAGTGTTTAATTATAGTATATTTTTATCATGAACATAGTATACAATAAATATTTATATAAAGTAAATATCCTATATAACATTACTCAATACTGTACCAATGCTATCATTAATAACTAAGTCTGCCATAGTATCGTATGAGGTTGATGCTTTATTTATTAGTGTTAGCCTTCCTCTATTAAAGTATTGAATTAATCCTGCTGCTGGATAAACAACTAATGAAGTTCCTCCTACAATCAACATATCAGCTTCTTGTATATGTCTAACTGCACTATCTAAAACATCCATATCCAATCCTTCTTCATATAGAACTACATCTGGCTTAACAATACCTCCACATTCATTGCATTTAGGAGTTAAATCTTTACTTTTAATTACATAGTCTAAATCAAACTTCTTACCACATTTCATACAATAATTTCTATGAACAGATCCATGTAATTCTAAAACATTTTTAGAGCCTGCCATCTGATGAAGTCCATCAATATTCTGAGTTATAACAGCTTTTAATTTTCCTCTTTTCTCAAGCTCTGATAAAGCTTTATGTGCATCGTTCGGCTGAGCATTAGTATAGATCATTTTTGTCCTATAAAAATCAAAAAAATCATCAGTATGTTTCATAAAAAAAGTATGGCTTAACATAACTTCTGGTGAATAAGAAAAATTATTTTTTGTCTTATATAACCCAGCCTCAGACCTAAAATCTGGAATATTACTTTCTGTTGATACTCCAGCACCACCAAAAAACACTATATTAGAACTTTCATCTATCATTTTTTTTAAAACACTTATTTTATCCATCTCTCTCATCTCCCATATAAACAATATAAACTCAATTCTTAACTTAAGTAGAATTTTGAACTCCAATTAAGTGAATACTATTAATTATACAATAAAAATAGGATAGCTATGCAATACTTTTTTTAAAAACATATCTATCCTAATAAATTTAAGCTTATATACCATATATTCTGCTAAGTTGTATTTTGTTATTCATTAAAATAAAAACGCACTAAGCATTAGCTTAGTGCGTTTACTCTTACCTGGCGATGACCTACTCTTCCACACCGTCTCCAGTGCAGTACCATCGGCGCTTTGAAGCTTAACCTTCGTGTTCGGAATGGGAACGGGTGTTACCTTCAAGCCATAACCACCAGATTCTATAATTCTTGAAATCTTGGATTTCTTAGAAATATAGTACTCATCAGCTCTGCTGAACGAGTATCCTTTTTGAAAGATTTGTTCTTTCAAAATTGCACAGTGATGTTCGTTAGTAACCAATTACCTAGCTGTTGGTTACTTTTATTTGATCAAGCCCTCGACCTATTAGTATCAGTCAGCTTAACATGTTACCACGCTTACACCTCTGACCTATCAACCTGGTAGTCTTCCAGGGGTCTTACTAGCTTACGCTATGGGAAATCTAATCTTGAGGTGGGCTTCACGCTTAGATGCTTTCAGCGTTTATCCCTTCCCAACATAGCTACCCAGCTGTGCCACTGGCGTGACAACTGGTGCACCAGAGGTTGGTCCATCCCGGTCCTCTCGTACTAAGGACAGCTCCTCTCAAATTTCCTGCGCCCACGGCGGATAGGGACCGAACTGTCTCACGACGTTCTGAACCCAGCTCGCGTGCCGCTTTAATGGGCGAACAGCCCAACCCTTGGGACCGACTACAGCCCCAGGATGCGACGAGCCGACATCGAGGTGCCAAACCTCCCCGTCGATGTGGACTCTTGGGGAGATCAGCCTGTTATCCCCGAGGTAGCTTTTATCCGTTGAGCGATGGCCCTTCCATTCAGAACCACCGGATCACTAAGCCCGACTTTCGTCCCTGCTCGACCTGTATGTCTCGCAGTCAGGCTCCCTTCTGCCTTTACACTCTTCGCGCGATTTCCG from Clostridium sp. MB40-C1 includes these protein-coding regions:
- a CDS encoding sodium-dependent transporter; amino-acid sequence: MDNKRREGFSSGLAAFFATLGAAVGLGNIWKFPYVVGENGGAAFLLIYIVCIALVGLPVMISEFFIGRKTRKNVVGAVKQLNNGKVWTSIGVFSLLGSYFILFFYSCVGGWVYSYVFKILKGDFAGATSETVAHQFTNTTMGPIDPVIWQIVVVIVVSTILIFGVKNGIEKITKTLMPVLLVLIVICDIRALTLPGTKESLAFLFKADFSKVTSQTILIAMGLAFFKLSVGMGTMVTYGSYFTEKDNMIGTASKVAISDLIVSLLVGLAVFSSVFTFGMKPSGGPGLLFMTIPLVFSKIPFGNILLVAFFILASIAATTAMTSMFEVPVAYYSEERGMSRKKAVIINGIIIIVFGILATLSVNNDSLLGEVKIFGKGFFDLFDYLSSNVILPLGGLFIAILVGYFVPKEEIKRELTNNGELKTGKIIDFYYFILRYVTPVILIIVFLSSIGIFR
- a CDS encoding NAD-dependent protein deacylase, with the protein product MREMDKISVLKKMIDESSNIVFFGGAGVSTESNIPDFRSEAGLYKTKNNFSYSPEVMLSHTFFMKHTDDFFDFYRTKMIYTNAQPNDAHKALSELEKRGKLKAVITQNIDGLHQMAGSKNVLELHGSVHRNYCMKCGKKFDLDYVIKSKDLTPKCNECGGIVKPDVVLYEEGLDMDVLDSAVRHIQEADMLIVGGTSLVVYPAAGLIQYFNRGRLTLINKASTSYDTMADLVINDSIGTVLSNVI